A window of the Plasmodium vivax chromosome 12, whole genome shotgun sequence genome harbors these coding sequences:
- a CDS encoding nifU protein, putative (encoded by transcript PVX_117755A; Apicoplast targeted protein. Curated by Stuart Ralph, Walter and Eliza Hall Institute of Medical Research, Australia.), with protein sequence MMATFLSLLCKGRGAALSAAGRGPLCLPRVNGNILQNGCYPCAARSYSDHVKDHFNKPRNVGSFDKNEKNIGTSIVGKASCGDVIKLQLKIEDNVIKDARFMAFGCGSAIASSSYATELIKGKTIDEALKIKNDDIASHLSLPPVKIHCSLLAEDAIKHAIKNYREKVIN encoded by the coding sequence ATGATGGCTACTTTCCTCTCGTTGCTTTGCAAAGGAAGGGGGGCAGCTTTGTCAGCAGCTGGAAGAGGACCCCTGTGTTTACCGCGCGTAAATGGAAACATCCTGCAGAATGGCTGTTACCCATGTGCGGCCCGAAGCTACAGTGATCATGTGAAGGACCATTTTAATAAACCCAGAAATGTTGGCTCGTTTGataagaatgaaaaaaatattgggACATCCATTGTAGGTAAAGCGTCATGTGGTGATGTCATAAAATTGCAATTAAAAATCGAAGACAATGTGATTAAAGACGCGAGATTTATGGCCTTTGGATGTGGCTCCGCAATTGCTAGTAGCTCTTATGCCACTGAATTGATCAAGGGGAAGACCATCGACGAAGCgctcaaaattaaaaacgacGACATTGCTTCCCACTTGAGTTTACCTCCAGTCAAAATCCACTGCAGTTTGTTAGCGGAAGACGCGATCAAGCAcgccataaaaaattacagagAAAAAGTGATAAATTGA